Proteins co-encoded in one Vampirovibrio chlorellavorus genomic window:
- a CDS encoding AI-2E family transporter — MMNGKEASQSLLPEKTLRLMLSIASTILMLGGLTLLIQYFYAITALMGSVLIVTYILIGPVNVLEKIILACSQWGHQQPLYRLLTQRSPEANPRILAVLIVYAVVLIGLALGGIRFLPILAVQLGDLGQRLGVQAMEASDSAIDWVDRNVGQGTLRSVFKTDIQQAERQGMVKHHSDDGKPVSVEEKTVIQQSVIQNALSQLENFLISAIPNLIAVATGTVNGLIYFIAGLILTFYFLIDAKRIKQEFLRMLPLHSRPTMAYLLETFHQVMFAFVKGQVLLGILTGVYMFLIYSIFHVPYAFLLGSIFAIAELLPVVGTWIGIGIGLTVILLNMDPATALYVWACSYAYQTVKDNILAPKVVGDVMGLHPMVILLALLICAQVAGLLGVLLALPLASALNVIIRLLLENDAKASQSAGQNTSGGDAHVQAPSA; from the coding sequence ATGATGAACGGGAAAGAGGCCAGTCAATCTCTGCTGCCAGAGAAAACCCTCCGCCTGATGCTGAGCATCGCCAGCACCATCCTGATGCTGGGCGGCTTGACCCTGTTAATCCAGTATTTCTACGCCATTACCGCATTAATGGGCAGCGTGTTGATTGTGACCTACATCCTGATTGGGCCAGTCAATGTATTGGAAAAAATCATTCTGGCCTGCTCCCAATGGGGCCATCAACAGCCCCTCTACCGCCTTCTGACCCAACGTTCCCCCGAGGCCAATCCCCGGATTCTGGCGGTTTTAATCGTCTACGCGGTTGTTCTCATCGGGCTCGCCCTGGGCGGCATTCGCTTTTTACCCATTCTGGCGGTTCAGTTGGGAGACCTGGGCCAGCGACTGGGCGTACAGGCCATGGAAGCCTCGGATTCGGCCATTGACTGGGTCGATCGCAATGTCGGTCAGGGCACCTTGCGCAGCGTCTTTAAAACAGACATTCAACAGGCAGAGCGACAAGGTATGGTAAAACACCACTCCGATGACGGCAAACCCGTTTCCGTGGAGGAGAAAACGGTCATCCAGCAAAGTGTGATTCAAAACGCCCTGTCCCAGCTGGAAAATTTTCTGATTTCGGCCATCCCCAACCTGATTGCCGTGGCCACCGGCACCGTGAATGGCCTCATCTATTTTATAGCCGGACTCATCCTGACCTTTTACTTCCTGATTGACGCCAAACGCATCAAGCAGGAGTTTTTGCGCATGCTGCCCCTGCACAGTCGCCCCACCATGGCCTATTTACTGGAAACCTTCCATCAGGTCATGTTCGCCTTCGTCAAAGGGCAAGTGCTACTGGGCATTTTAACCGGCGTTTACATGTTCCTGATTTACTCCATTTTCCATGTGCCCTACGCCTTTTTGCTGGGTTCCATTTTCGCCATCGCCGAACTGCTGCCCGTGGTGGGCACCTGGATTGGCATTGGTATTGGCCTCACGGTCATTCTGCTGAACATGGACCCGGCCACCGCCCTGTACGTATGGGCCTGCTCCTACGCTTACCAAACGGTGAAAGACAACATACTGGCCCCCAAAGTGGTGGGGGATGTCATGGGCCTGCATCCCATGGTCATTTTGCTGGCCCTGCTGATTTGCGCCCAGGTGGCCGGGCTGTTGGGCGTTTTACTGGCCCTGCCTCTGGCCAGCGCCCTGAATGTGATCATTCGCCTGTTACTGGAAAACGACGCCAAGGCGTCTCAAAGCGCAGGCCAAAACACTTCGGGAGGCGACGCGCATGTCCAAGCCCCCAGCGCCTGA
- a CDS encoding peptidase U32 family protein produces MTASASTKPELLLPAGSPEKLKYAIAYGADAVYLGLPMASLRTPGRGEQFTPQNLGQYVSYAQARGVKAYTTINIFPSNHDLKRIIPHLELLEGIRPDAIIFTDPGVYRLARKYAPSVPLHLSTQANTLNVEACAFWQDLGVERVILAREVPYREIVEIHEKLPDLELECFIHGSLCVAYSGRCVISDYLTDNTKNSNKGMCGNSCRWEFETPKPHAGLSEAGSSETGACGCASSDNAGKCEETESGLKSMQMVETTRPNNIYTFEEDEKGSYMLNSKDLCLVRHLRELQDAGIVSFKVEGRTKSVYYVATAGRVYREAIDYFQQHATAPESLTNRWVSELSQAGNRGFTEGFFDGRPNKDAYNYEDSRSHQTAMFLGTALPDEAGSVLTDGGLRFKARNPFRVGDAVDWITPSGMVSFTLDALYDQQGFPVREAQTNHVVTIPVPSDLQADEAALVWSMIRGKELAAVVS; encoded by the coding sequence ATGACCGCAAGCGCATCCACCAAGCCAGAACTGTTGCTACCCGCCGGAAGTCCTGAAAAACTTAAGTACGCCATTGCCTACGGGGCCGATGCGGTCTATTTGGGCTTGCCCATGGCCAGTTTGCGCACCCCCGGTCGGGGAGAGCAGTTTACCCCGCAAAATCTGGGGCAGTACGTTTCCTATGCCCAGGCCCGGGGGGTGAAGGCCTACACCACCATTAATATTTTTCCCTCCAATCACGATTTAAAGCGCATTATTCCTCACTTGGAGCTGCTGGAGGGCATTCGCCCGGATGCCATTATTTTTACCGATCCCGGCGTGTATCGGCTGGCCCGAAAATACGCCCCATCGGTGCCCTTGCACCTGAGTACTCAAGCTAACACCCTCAATGTGGAAGCCTGCGCTTTCTGGCAGGATCTGGGGGTGGAGCGGGTCATTCTGGCTCGGGAGGTGCCTTACCGGGAAATCGTGGAAATCCATGAGAAACTGCCCGATTTGGAGCTGGAGTGCTTTATTCACGGCTCTTTATGCGTGGCCTACTCCGGGCGCTGCGTGATCAGCGATTATCTGACCGATAACACCAAGAATTCCAACAAGGGCATGTGCGGCAACAGTTGTCGGTGGGAGTTTGAAACGCCCAAGCCGCATGCGGGCCTATCTGAGGCAGGTTCATCCGAGACGGGCGCTTGTGGTTGCGCTTCTTCTGATAACGCCGGAAAGTGCGAGGAGACTGAAAGCGGCCTGAAAAGCATGCAGATGGTGGAAACCACCCGGCCTAACAATATCTACACTTTTGAGGAGGATGAAAAAGGTTCTTACATGCTGAACTCCAAGGATTTGTGCCTGGTGCGGCATTTGCGGGAGTTGCAGGATGCGGGCATTGTCTCCTTTAAAGTGGAAGGGCGCACCAAGAGCGTGTATTACGTGGCCACCGCCGGTCGGGTGTACCGGGAAGCCATTGACTATTTCCAGCAACACGCCACTGCCCCGGAGAGTTTGACCAATCGCTGGGTATCGGAATTGTCTCAGGCGGGTAACCGGGGCTTTACAGAAGGCTTTTTTGATGGGCGTCCCAACAAGGACGCCTACAACTATGAGGATTCTCGCAGTCACCAGACGGCCATGTTTCTGGGGACGGCCTTGCCGGATGAAGCGGGATCGGTGTTGACCGATGGCGGCTTGCGCTTTAAGGCCCGCAATCCCTTCCGGGTGGGAGACGCTGTGGACTGGATCACGCCTTCGGGGATGGTTTCCTTCACGCTGGATGCGTTATATGATCAACAAGGGTTCCCGGTGCGGGAAGCCCAGACCAACCATGTGGTGACCATTCCGGTACCGTCTGACTTGCAGGCGGATGAAGCCGCTTTGGTCTGGTCTATGATTCGAGGTAAGGAGTTGGCCGCCGTTGTTTCTTAA
- a CDS encoding type IV pilus twitching motility protein PilT, whose translation MILEELLVQVFERGASDLHLSAGLPPVLRIDGNLVRMEFSPLSKEDCQRLIFSMLTNEQRRVLEQNWDLDCSYGVSGLGRFRVNVYKDRGSYAAALRTIRADVPTFEQLNLPQVVKEIAERPKGLVLVTGPTGSGKSTTLAAMIDHINSTKPHHILTVEDPIEFLHTSKRCVIHQRELGQDTRSFDNALRAALREDPDVILVGEMRDLETIRLALTAAETGHLVMGTLHTSSAMQTVDRIVDVFPPEQQQQIRVQLSNSLVAVLSQALLPKLNELKEKSGRVMALEIMVITPAIANLIREGKTAQIYSSIQTGAQYQMQTMETSLKDLYQKGLVTFEDALSKTTRPEDFKRLVSGGGAAR comes from the coding sequence ATGATTCTGGAAGAATTACTGGTACAGGTTTTTGAACGGGGAGCCAGTGACCTTCACCTGTCTGCCGGTTTGCCGCCGGTGTTACGGATTGATGGCAATCTGGTGCGCATGGAGTTTTCCCCACTTTCCAAAGAGGATTGCCAACGACTGATTTTCAGCATGCTGACCAACGAACAGCGCCGGGTGCTGGAGCAAAACTGGGATTTGGACTGCTCCTACGGGGTGTCCGGCCTGGGGCGTTTCCGGGTCAACGTGTACAAGGACCGGGGCTCTTACGCGGCGGCTTTGCGGACCATTCGGGCCGATGTGCCCACGTTTGAGCAACTTAATTTACCACAGGTGGTCAAGGAAATCGCCGAGCGACCCAAAGGGCTGGTACTGGTGACGGGGCCCACCGGTTCCGGTAAATCCACCACGCTGGCGGCCATGATCGATCATATCAACAGCACCAAGCCCCACCACATTTTAACCGTGGAAGACCCCATCGAATTTTTGCACACCTCCAAGCGCTGCGTGATTCACCAGCGGGAACTGGGTCAGGATACCCGCAGCTTTGATAACGCTTTGCGGGCCGCTTTGCGGGAAGATCCGGACGTGATTCTGGTGGGGGAGATGCGGGATCTGGAAACCATTCGTCTGGCCCTGACCGCCGCGGAAACGGGTCACCTGGTCATGGGAACCCTGCACACTTCCAGCGCCATGCAAACCGTGGACCGGATTGTGGACGTGTTTCCACCGGAGCAGCAGCAGCAGATTCGGGTGCAGTTGTCCAACAGTCTGGTGGCGGTTCTGTCTCAAGCGTTGTTACCCAAGCTGAACGAGCTGAAAGAAAAATCCGGTCGGGTCATGGCCCTGGAGATTATGGTGATTACCCCGGCCATTGCCAACCTGATTCGGGAAGGGAAAACCGCCCAGATTTACTCGTCCATTCAAACCGGTGCCCAGTACCAGATGCAGACCATGGAGACCTCTTTGAAGGATCTGTATCAGAAGGGGCTGGTGACCTTTGAGGACGCCTTGTCCAAGACCACCCGCCCCGAGGATTTCAAGCGGCTGGTGAGCGGGGGCGGGGCTGCCCGCTAG
- a CDS encoding YqeG family HAD IIIA-type phosphatase has product MFLKPSLIVQDITTIDLALLKANGIKGFIFDLDNTIMAPHTGALEQRIESWLVLLQAEGFKCLVLSNNKKADYCQLAEKVLNIPVISHAAKPRRSQFRKALQMIGLSAREVAMVGDRPLTDIWVGQRMGAFTILVDPLIKHQERRLYKVLRGLERLFVKGG; this is encoded by the coding sequence TTGTTTCTTAAACCGTCTCTCATCGTTCAGGACATCACCACCATTGATCTGGCCCTGCTCAAGGCCAATGGCATCAAAGGGTTCATTTTTGATTTGGATAACACCATTATGGCCCCGCATACGGGCGCTTTGGAGCAACGCATTGAAAGCTGGCTGGTGTTGTTGCAGGCGGAAGGCTTCAAGTGTCTGGTGCTGTCCAACAACAAAAAAGCGGACTACTGCCAGTTGGCCGAAAAGGTGTTGAATATCCCGGTCATCAGTCATGCGGCCAAGCCCCGACGTTCCCAGTTTCGCAAGGCCCTTCAGATGATTGGCTTGAGCGCCCGGGAAGTGGCCATGGTGGGCGATCGTCCCCTCACCGATATTTGGGTGGGGCAGCGCATGGGCGCTTTCACCATTTTGGTGGATCCGTTGATTAAGCATCAGGAGCGCCGCTTGTACAAGGTGCTGCGGGGATTGGAGCGCCTGTTTGTTAAAGGGGGATAG
- a CDS encoding methionyl-tRNA formyltransferase, translated as METLSTDTRRLKVLLCGYGHLGLALLQGLLSLPDWCEVAGVFRWTARPGGQAFWEPVEDDFKALVAQAGLRDIVCPGMNSFEFIQLLQEIRPHVVLVGSWGEILKAHVLEFPGVILVNCHPSLLPAHRGANPYASVILQQEEETGVTFHRMAAGIDTGAILLQRAVPLSREETGDSVRVKCVVAAYEMVPDLIGQLRDHLLLGHPLLERPQDETAKSYFGQLKQESGLLDWSQSPEALSRQIRALYPWVVCYSRLQGRWPVLFYHSRFVLEGAAPAKAVAPGTIVRFDWRTGFVQVALSEPGWLLQVEQYQVALSDRFLIPPWLVRLFAFVLLRPGLRFWNAG; from the coding sequence ATGGAAACCCTTAGCACTGACACCCGTCGCCTGAAAGTTTTGCTCTGCGGCTATGGTCATCTGGGGTTGGCCTTGCTTCAGGGGTTATTGAGCCTGCCCGATTGGTGCGAGGTGGCGGGCGTGTTTCGCTGGACGGCCCGACCCGGTGGACAGGCCTTTTGGGAGCCCGTGGAAGATGACTTTAAAGCCCTGGTGGCTCAGGCTGGATTGCGCGATATTGTCTGTCCCGGTATGAACAGTTTTGAATTCATTCAGTTGTTGCAGGAGATTCGTCCGCATGTGGTTTTGGTGGGTTCCTGGGGGGAAATATTAAAAGCCCACGTGCTGGAATTTCCCGGTGTCATTCTGGTGAATTGTCATCCTTCATTGTTGCCCGCCCACCGGGGGGCCAATCCTTACGCCTCCGTCATTTTGCAGCAGGAGGAGGAAACCGGGGTTACCTTTCATCGCATGGCCGCCGGGATTGATACGGGGGCAATTCTGTTGCAGCGGGCTGTTCCCCTGAGTCGGGAAGAAACCGGCGATTCCGTCAGGGTCAAGTGCGTGGTGGCTGCTTATGAAATGGTTCCCGATCTGATTGGGCAGCTTCGGGATCATCTATTGTTGGGCCACCCCTTGCTGGAACGCCCTCAGGATGAAACGGCCAAAAGTTACTTTGGACAGCTCAAGCAGGAGTCCGGTTTGCTGGACTGGTCTCAGTCCCCGGAAGCCCTGTCCCGGCAAATTCGGGCCCTATACCCGTGGGTGGTGTGTTATTCGCGCCTGCAGGGACGGTGGCCCGTGCTGTTTTATCACAGCCGCTTTGTTCTGGAAGGGGCTGCCCCCGCAAAGGCTGTGGCGCCGGGGACCATTGTGCGCTTTGACTGGCGGACGGGCTTTGTTCAGGTAGCCCTGAGCGAGCCGGGTTGGTTGCTGCAGGTGGAACAGTACCAGGTGGCCCTGAGCGACCGATTTTTGATTCCGCCGTGGCTGGTGCGGCTGTTTGCCTTTGTATTGCTTCGTCCGGGGCTGCGGTTTTGGAATGCGGGCTAG
- a CDS encoding anhydro-N-acetylmuramic acid kinase, producing the protein MGLMSGTSVDGVDACLARFFLESGQLRYEILATHSQPMPADLRNRLLRCMGDKQIHLEEFCRLNVDVGTLFAETAWALMQAHDIPASGIDAIGSHGQTLYHWPPGQPGQLGGTLQIGEPSLIAEKTGVLTIADFRPRDMAAGGHGAPLVCFADQWLFQHETLGRCIQNIGGIANVTVVPSLADWQQTQLPVMAFDTGPGNMLMDAAMEHFFGKAYDADGAVAASGQVQAGLLAHLLHHPYLAQDPPKTTGRELFGAPYFQELLTQFPAIAPADWLATLNRFTAASIADAYERFVFPRYAISEAVVGGGGSFNPVLLDNLRALFAEQQQVITVKAHAEFGIPDQYKEALAFALLAWANLEGLPNNIPTCTGAQHAVIMGKRVL; encoded by the coding sequence ATGGGGTTGATGTCGGGAACCTCCGTGGATGGGGTGGATGCCTGTCTGGCCCGCTTCTTTCTGGAGTCCGGTCAATTGCGCTATGAGATTTTGGCCACTCACAGCCAGCCCATGCCCGCCGATCTGCGGAATCGTCTGCTGCGCTGCATGGGGGACAAGCAGATTCATCTGGAAGAATTCTGTCGGCTGAACGTGGATGTGGGCACCCTGTTTGCGGAAACCGCCTGGGCCCTGATGCAGGCGCACGATATTCCAGCATCCGGGATTGACGCCATTGGTTCCCACGGGCAAACACTGTACCATTGGCCGCCCGGTCAGCCGGGTCAGTTGGGGGGCACCCTGCAAATCGGGGAACCGTCCTTGATTGCGGAAAAAACGGGCGTGCTGACCATTGCCGATTTTCGTCCCCGGGATATGGCCGCCGGTGGTCATGGGGCGCCCTTGGTCTGTTTTGCCGATCAATGGCTGTTTCAGCATGAAACACTGGGCCGCTGCATCCAGAATATCGGGGGCATCGCCAACGTCACCGTGGTGCCTTCTCTGGCGGATTGGCAGCAAACCCAGTTACCGGTGATGGCCTTTGATACCGGCCCCGGCAACATGTTGATGGACGCGGCCATGGAACACTTTTTTGGCAAAGCCTACGATGCCGACGGGGCGGTGGCCGCCAGCGGTCAGGTGCAGGCGGGGCTGTTGGCCCATTTGCTCCATCATCCCTATTTGGCGCAAGATCCGCCCAAAACCACGGGACGAGAGCTGTTTGGAGCGCCCTATTTTCAGGAGTTGTTGACTCAGTTTCCGGCCATTGCCCCGGCGGACTGGCTGGCCACCCTGAACCGGTTTACGGCGGCCAGCATTGCGGATGCCTACGAACGCTTTGTGTTTCCCCGTTACGCGATATCCGAAGCGGTGGTGGGCGGCGGCGGCTCATTTAATCCGGTGTTGCTGGACAATTTACGGGCGTTATTCGCTGAGCAACAGCAAGTAATCACGGTGAAAGCACACGCTGAATTTGGTATTCCCGATCAATATAAAGAGGCCCTGGCCTTTGCCTTGCTGGCCTGGGCCAATCTAGAGGGGCTTCCCAATAATATTCCCACCTGTACCGGGGCTCAGCATGCCGTGATTATGGGCAAGCGGGTTCTATAG
- the gyrA gene encoding DNA gyrase subunit A, with protein MSSQQIFGDGKILPISIRDEMRRSYIDYAMSVIVGRALPDVRDGLKPVHRRILYAMHEMGLSPDKAFKKCAKVVGEVLGKYHPHGDTAVYDALVRLAQDFSSRYPLVNGHGNFGSIEGDNAAAMRYTECKLTHVATTMLEDIEQDTVDFVPNYDGSEEEPSVLPCRLPMLLLNGSSGIAVGMATNIPPFNMTEVVDGLVALIDQPQLTPDDMMQYIKGPDFPTGASIIGYSGIREAFRTGRGSVVMRAVASIEQIPGGGGRQERTAIVVTETPFQVNISNLIEKMADLVRDKKLEGISDLRNESDREGMRLVIELKRDAKPDVVLRNLYKHTQLQTTFGVNMLALVKNQPRLLNIVDVLSEFIEHRVEVIVRRTQFLLNKAEARAHILAGLMIAIGDMDNIIKLIRSANSTEEAREKLTTNYSLDELQANAILEMQLRRLTGLEREKINAEHSDLMVKIAEYNEILANRGRVLEIIKVELLEAKEKYGDVRKTSIQPDENDEFSIEDLTPNDAMAVFITKQGYIKRIALDTFQRQSRATRGKGAIKTRDEDDVTHFFTAGMHSKVLFFTSKGRAYGLKVYDLPEGGRTAKGLAIINLLALEQDETVTAVLPVTDFSSGHFLIMLTKQGWIKKIELTNFDSIRRNGIIAIGLEDNDYLGWVMATTDQDDLLIGTSLGMAIRFPVKDLRPLGRTARGVTAMKMRAGDEIVDFSTLPNNDHTADVLIITNDGFGKRTNVAEFRSQNRGGIGLISTKFKNAKSRVTNTCIVTENDELMVVSANGVVVRLRAGEISRQSRMATGVRLQNLDENDFVASVTKIVPMDDEEALLGGESATRDAGDAPPSAE; from the coding sequence TTGAGTTCTCAGCAGATTTTTGGTGACGGCAAGATCCTTCCAATTAGTATTCGGGATGAAATGCGCCGTTCTTACATTGATTACGCTATGAGCGTGATTGTGGGCCGTGCCCTGCCGGATGTGCGGGACGGCCTGAAGCCGGTGCATCGCCGCATTTTGTACGCCATGCACGAAATGGGCCTCTCCCCGGACAAGGCGTTTAAAAAATGCGCCAAGGTGGTGGGGGAAGTGCTGGGTAAATACCACCCGCACGGTGATACGGCGGTTTATGACGCCTTGGTGCGTCTGGCTCAGGATTTTTCCAGCCGTTACCCGTTGGTCAATGGTCACGGGAACTTTGGCAGCATTGAGGGCGATAACGCAGCCGCCATGCGATACACCGAGTGTAAACTGACCCATGTGGCCACCACCATGCTGGAAGACATCGAGCAGGACACGGTGGACTTTGTGCCCAACTACGACGGCTCGGAAGAGGAGCCCTCCGTGTTGCCGTGCCGTTTGCCCATGCTGTTGCTGAATGGCTCCAGCGGGATTGCCGTGGGCATGGCCACTAACATTCCGCCGTTCAACATGACGGAAGTGGTGGATGGTTTGGTGGCGCTGATTGATCAGCCGCAACTGACCCCGGATGACATGATGCAGTACATCAAGGGGCCGGATTTCCCCACAGGGGCTAGTATCATTGGCTATTCCGGCATTCGGGAAGCCTTCCGTACCGGGCGGGGCAGTGTGGTCATGCGGGCTGTGGCTTCTATCGAACAGATTCCGGGCGGCGGTGGTCGTCAGGAGCGCACCGCCATCGTGGTCACCGAAACGCCCTTCCAGGTGAACATCAGTAACCTGATCGAGAAAATGGCCGATCTGGTGCGGGACAAAAAGCTGGAAGGCATCAGCGATCTACGCAACGAATCTGACCGGGAAGGCATGCGTCTGGTCATTGAACTGAAGCGGGACGCCAAGCCGGATGTGGTGTTGCGCAACCTGTATAAGCACACCCAGTTGCAAACCACCTTTGGGGTCAACATGCTGGCCCTCGTTAAAAATCAGCCCCGCTTGCTGAACATTGTGGATGTCCTCAGCGAGTTCATTGAGCATCGGGTGGAGGTCATTGTCCGCCGCACCCAGTTCTTGCTAAATAAAGCGGAAGCTCGGGCCCACATTCTGGCCGGTTTGATGATTGCCATTGGCGATATGGATAACATTATCAAGCTGATCCGCAGCGCCAATTCCACCGAGGAAGCCCGGGAGAAGCTGACCACCAACTACAGTCTGGATGAGTTGCAAGCCAACGCCATTCTGGAAATGCAGCTGCGACGCCTGACCGGCTTGGAACGGGAAAAAATCAATGCGGAACATTCTGACTTAATGGTGAAGATTGCCGAGTACAACGAGATTCTGGCCAATCGGGGCCGGGTGCTGGAAATTATTAAAGTTGAACTGCTGGAAGCCAAGGAAAAATACGGCGATGTCCGTAAAACCTCCATCCAGCCGGATGAAAATGATGAGTTCAGCATTGAAGACCTGACGCCCAACGATGCCATGGCGGTGTTCATCACCAAGCAGGGCTACATCAAGCGCATCGCTCTGGATACCTTCCAGCGGCAAAGCCGGGCCACCCGGGGCAAAGGGGCCATCAAAACCCGGGATGAGGATGATGTCACCCACTTCTTTACCGCTGGCATGCACAGCAAGGTGCTGTTCTTTACCAGCAAGGGACGGGCTTACGGCCTGAAGGTCTATGACTTGCCGGAAGGCGGGCGCACCGCCAAGGGCCTGGCCATCATCAACCTGTTGGCCCTGGAGCAGGATGAGACGGTGACCGCTGTATTGCCGGTAACCGATTTCTCCTCGGGTCACTTTTTAATTATGCTGACCAAGCAGGGCTGGATTAAGAAAATTGAGCTGACCAACTTTGACAGCATCCGTCGCAATGGCATTATCGCCATTGGTCTGGAGGATAACGACTATCTGGGTTGGGTCATGGCCACCACTGATCAGGATGATCTGTTAATTGGCACCAGCCTGGGGATGGCCATTCGTTTCCCGGTGAAGGATCTGCGCCCCTTGGGCCGAACCGCCCGGGGGGTGACCGCCATGAAAATGCGTGCTGGCGATGAGATTGTTGACTTCAGCACCCTGCCCAACAACGATCACACTGCCGATGTGTTGATCATCACCAACGATGGTTTCGGTAAACGTACCAACGTGGCCGAATTCCGCTCCCAGAACCGGGGTGGTATCGGTCTGATTTCCACCAAGTTCAAAAACGCCAAGAGCCGGGTGACCAATACCTGCATCGTCACGGAAAACGACGAGCTGATGGTGGTCAGCGCCAATGGTGTGGTGGTTCGCCTCAGGGCCGGAGAGATTTCTCGCCAAAGCCGCATGGCCACCGGGGTGCGGCTGCAGAATCTGGATGAGAACGATTTCGTGGCCTCGGTTACCAAAATTGTGCCCATGGATGACGAGGAAGCCCTTTTGGGTGGGGAATCAGCCACCCGGGATGCGGGAGACGCTCCCCCTTCGGCGGAATAA
- a CDS encoding AI-2E family transporter, which produces MSKPPAPEASTSATGQAVIFSPLTRLNLFILCLVFLAYVGVSLTERLPAIIAMLAASLILTYLLLSPVQWLEATLQRLFSKQKKIPTGMAKVLAIALVYLVGLSLFGLTVLQIATPLSLQIKGFARDIPQHLNKANPETLSPENSTVTTTVMRTEPATLSGSTGWGSPLRQATAQSSKARILSGTRALVTQKFTGIFKNYAAKLGRYVLDIGTTALSSIIYILTTLVLTFYLLLDGKTLQQGLINLMPNRHEAAAKQFLTRLHRQFYTVVKGQVLMSFLSGGLMYAALLILGVKYALLLGVVLGGVSILPVIGPWLGLLPIIAVVEMGGNPIDILPVLLVAGCFYLLKAYWLWPRLVSRKFDLHPILFILTFLMCTKIMGFSGIFLSFPMASVVGVWMDIQKARHSKAYLTRNP; this is translated from the coding sequence ATGTCCAAGCCCCCAGCGCCTGAGGCGTCGACTTCTGCCACCGGGCAGGCTGTCATCTTTTCTCCGTTGACCCGGTTGAACCTGTTTATACTGTGTCTGGTTTTTCTGGCCTATGTGGGCGTCTCACTGACCGAGCGACTGCCCGCCATTATCGCCATGTTGGCCGCTTCCCTGATACTGACCTATTTATTGCTCAGTCCCGTGCAATGGCTGGAAGCAACGCTCCAACGCCTTTTCAGCAAACAGAAAAAAATCCCGACGGGCATGGCCAAGGTGCTGGCCATCGCCCTGGTGTATCTGGTTGGCTTATCCCTGTTTGGCCTGACTGTCTTGCAAATTGCCACCCCCCTCTCCCTGCAGATCAAGGGCTTCGCCAGGGATATTCCCCAACACCTCAACAAGGCCAATCCGGAAACACTCTCCCCCGAGAATAGCACAGTAACGACCACAGTCATGCGAACGGAGCCTGCCACTCTCTCAGGCTCCACGGGCTGGGGAAGCCCTTTAAGGCAAGCCACCGCCCAAAGCTCCAAGGCTCGGATTTTATCGGGCACCCGCGCCCTGGTCACCCAAAAGTTCACCGGCATTTTCAAAAACTACGCCGCCAAACTGGGTCGCTATGTGCTGGATATTGGCACCACAGCCCTCAGCAGCATCATTTATATTTTAACCACCCTGGTATTAACCTTTTACTTGCTGCTGGATGGCAAAACCCTGCAACAGGGACTGATCAACCTGATGCCCAACCGGCACGAGGCCGCTGCCAAACAGTTCCTGACCCGGCTACACCGACAGTTCTACACCGTGGTTAAAGGGCAAGTGCTGATGAGCTTTTTATCCGGCGGCCTGATGTACGCCGCCCTGCTCATTCTGGGCGTGAAATACGCCTTGTTGCTGGGTGTTGTATTGGGCGGGGTTTCCATTCTGCCGGTCATTGGGCCCTGGCTGGGCCTCTTGCCCATTATCGCCGTGGTGGAAATGGGCGGCAACCCCATTGATATCCTGCCCGTGCTTTTGGTGGCGGGCTGCTTTTACCTGCTGAAAGCCTACTGGCTGTGGCCCAGGCTGGTCAGCCGCAAGTTTGATCTGCACCCCATCCTGTTTATTTTAACTTTTTTGATGTGTACCAAAATCATGGGCTTCTCGGGCATCTTTTTATCCTTCCCGATGGCCAGTGTGGTGGGGGTGTGGATGGACATCCAGAAAGCCCGGCACAGCAAGGCCTATCTCACCCGAAACCCTTAA
- a CDS encoding SRPBCC domain-containing protein: protein MEHINESVEINAAPPQVWQALLDFERYPDWNPFIIQLNGKASVGAVLEEWVVVSKEKRVRFKTTILALEPSQKLVWRGVYGAGWLLNGVHQFILEPLNNGPDGQNTQRTRLTQKETFSGVLLPFMNMPESRQGYRAMNEALKQWVENACASTLS from the coding sequence ATGGAACATATTAACGAATCGGTGGAAATTAATGCGGCCCCTCCGCAGGTTTGGCAGGCCTTGCTGGATTTTGAGCGCTACCCGGATTGGAATCCCTTTATCATCCAGCTCAACGGGAAGGCGTCTGTGGGCGCGGTTCTGGAGGAGTGGGTCGTGGTTTCCAAAGAGAAGCGGGTGCGCTTTAAAACCACCATTCTGGCTCTGGAGCCGTCACAGAAGCTGGTTTGGCGTGGCGTTTACGGGGCTGGCTGGTTGCTGAACGGCGTCCATCAGTTTATTTTAGAGCCTTTAAATAACGGGCCTGATGGACAAAATACCCAGCGAACCCGCCTGACCCAGAAAGAGACATTTTCCGGCGTGCTACTGCCTTTTATGAATATGCCAGAATCACGGCAAGGGTATCGGGCCATGAACGAGGCCCTCAAGCAGTGGGTGGAAAATGCCTGTGCTTCAACCCTGTCCTGA